Sequence from the Halobaculum rubrum genome:
AGCGCCGCGCCGAGCTCCGCGAGGAGGCGCTCGCGGCCGCCGTGGGCGACGCCCGCGCGACCGCGGAGACGGCCGCCGGCGCCGCCGACCGGTCGGTCGGGACAGAGCTGTCGATGCGGGTCGGCTCGGCGGGCGTCTCGCCGTACGACTCGCGGGTCGTCTACGAGACCGCCGACGCCGGCGCGTCAACGTCGTTCGATCCCGGGCCGGTGACCGTGTCGGCCTCGGTGACGGTGACTTACGAGCTGGAGTAACGCGACGGGAATCGAGATCCCGGACGGTCGTGCCCGCCGGGGCGGAACCGCCAAGTAATCGTCTCGACGACATGGATCCGTGAGCGACTCCGAACGCCTCGTCACCGGGACGATGTTGGGACTGTTCCTCGCGTTCGGCGTGGACACGATCCTGATCGTCGCCGTGCTGTGGTACGTCGGCTCGATCCCCGGCTCGACGGCCGGCCGGATCTCGGTCGCGGTCCTGTCGGTGTTCCTGCTGTGGGTCGCTGTCCGATGGAATCGTCTGCGCCGCACAGGTGGGACCGACGCC
This genomic interval carries:
- a CDS encoding SHOCT domain-containing protein, which codes for MSDSERLVTGTMLGLFLAFGVDTILIVAVLWYVGSIPGSTAGRISVAVLSVFLLWVAVRWNRLRRTGGTDATESAGTDTEDDPVEHLKRRYAEGEVSDDEFERRIDRLLGADSRLDAEATGTATREREPE